One window of Psychrobacillus sp. FSL H8-0483 genomic DNA carries:
- the rplW gene encoding 50S ribosomal protein L23: MEARDIIKRPVITERSSEVMADKKYTFEVDTRANKTQVKYAIEEIFGVDVEKVNIMNYKGKYKRVGKFGGYTNKRRKAIVTLTLDSKEIELFEI; encoded by the coding sequence ATGGAAGCACGTGATATTATTAAACGTCCGGTCATTACCGAGCGTTCTTCAGAAGTAATGGCAGATAAAAAGTACACTTTCGAAGTGGACACTCGCGCTAACAAAACACAAGTTAAATATGCGATTGAAGAAATCTTTGGAGTAGATGTTGAGAAAGTTAACATCATGAACTACAAAGGTAAATACAAACGTGTAGGTAAATTTGGTGGTTACACTAACAAACGTCGTAAAGCGATTGTTACATTAACTTTAGATAGTAAAGAAATCGAGTTATTCGAAATCTAA
- the rplD gene encoding 50S ribosomal protein L4 has product MAKVSLFNQAGSSVGEIELSDKVFGIVPNEAVLFEAIIAQRASLRQGNHKVKNRSEVAGGGRKPWKQKGTGRARQGSIRSPQWRGGGTVFGPVPRSYSYKLPKKVRRLALLSALSSKVREESIVVLEGLAFDAPKTKDFVKVLSNLSINKKALFVTADLDENVALAARNIPGITVVSATGINVLDLVGHDKLVMTKAAVEKVEEVLG; this is encoded by the coding sequence ATGGCAAAAGTATCTTTATTCAATCAAGCAGGATCTTCTGTTGGCGAAATCGAGTTAAGCGATAAAGTTTTCGGAATTGTGCCAAACGAAGCTGTTTTATTTGAAGCTATCATTGCTCAACGCGCATCACTTCGTCAAGGTAATCACAAAGTGAAAAACCGTTCTGAAGTTGCTGGTGGTGGTCGTAAACCATGGAAGCAAAAAGGAACAGGTCGTGCTCGTCAAGGTTCGATCCGCTCTCCACAATGGCGTGGCGGTGGTACTGTATTCGGTCCAGTTCCACGTAGCTATAGCTACAAATTACCGAAAAAAGTACGTCGTTTAGCTCTTCTTTCGGCTCTTTCATCGAAAGTGCGTGAAGAAAGTATCGTAGTACTTGAAGGTTTAGCTTTTGATGCACCAAAAACAAAAGACTTCGTGAAAGTGTTATCTAACCTTTCAATCAATAAAAAAGCGTTATTCGTAACTGCTGATCTAGATGAAAACGTAGCATTAGCTGCTCGTAACATCCCTGGAATCACAGTTGTGTCTGCAACAGGCATTAACGTATTAGATTTAGTTGGTCACGATAAATTAGTGATGACTAAAGCTGCAGTAGAAAAAGTTGAGGAGGTGCTAGGTTAA
- the rplC gene encoding 50S ribosomal protein L3 produces the protein MTKGILGRKIGMTQVFAENGDLIPVTVIEATPNVVLQKKTAETDGYEAIQLGFEDKREKLSNKPAKGHVAKASTAPKRFIREFRGLDTANYEVGQEVNVESFAEGDVIDVTGVTKGKGFQGVIKRHGQSRGPMAHGSRYHRRPGSMGPVAPNRVFKQKKLPGQMGGHTVTIQNLQIVRVDAERNLLLVKGNVPGSRKSLVVVKAAIKSK, from the coding sequence ATGACCAAAGGAATCTTAGGTAGAAAAATCGGTATGACGCAAGTATTTGCTGAGAACGGTGACTTAATCCCTGTAACTGTAATTGAAGCTACTCCAAACGTAGTACTTCAAAAGAAAACAGCTGAAACAGACGGTTACGAAGCTATTCAGTTAGGTTTTGAAGATAAGCGTGAAAAGCTTTCTAACAAACCTGCGAAAGGGCACGTAGCAAAAGCAAGCACTGCTCCTAAGCGCTTCATCCGCGAATTCCGCGGCTTGGATACAGCTAATTACGAGGTTGGTCAAGAAGTCAACGTAGAAAGTTTTGCAGAAGGCGATGTAATTGATGTAACAGGTGTTACTAAAGGTAAAGGTTTCCAAGGTGTTATTAAACGCCACGGACAATCTCGTGGACCAATGGCCCACGGATCTCGTTATCACCGTCGTCCAGGTTCAATGGGGCCAGTTGCTCCGAACCGCGTATTCAAACAAAAGAAATTACCTGGTCAAATGGGTGGGCACACAGTAACAATCCAAAACTTACAAATCGTAAGAGTGGATGCTGAACGTAACCTACTACTTGTAAAAGGTAATGTTCCTGGTTCTCGTAAATCATTAGTAGTTGTTAAGGCTGCTATTAAATCGAAATAA
- the rpsJ gene encoding 30S ribosomal protein S10 gives MAKQKIRIRLKAYDHRILDQSAEKIVETAKRSGASVSGPIPLPTERSVYTILRAVHKYKDSREQFEMRTHKRLIDIVNPTPQTVDALMKLDLPSGVDIEIKL, from the coding sequence ATGGCAAAACAAAAAATCCGTATCCGTTTAAAAGCGTATGATCACAGAATCCTTGATCAATCAGCTGAGAAAATTGTTGAAACTGCTAAACGTTCAGGTGCAAGTGTATCGGGTCCGATTCCACTTCCGACTGAAAGATCTGTGTATACAATTCTTCGTGCCGTTCATAAGTATAAAGATTCTCGTGAACAATTCGAAATGCGTACGCATAAACGTCTTATCGATATCGTTAACCCAACACCACAAACTGTTGATGCGTTAATGAAGCTTGATTTACCATCTGGCGTTGATATTGAAATCAAACTTTAA
- a CDS encoding Na+/H+ antiporter family protein, whose amino-acid sequence MNAVLLAVGVMLVLSLLRINVVFSLIIGALVGGLTAGLTVTETIDAFTSGLGAGATIALSYGLLGGFAVAISKTGIPELLVGAILKLVKREGDSQKTGLAKVLVFLLLLMMAIFSQNLIPIHIAFIPLLVPPILKVLNMLQVDRRLIACILAFGLITPYMFLPYGFGAIYQEIVATQMGLSGLEIALDEIPKAMVVPALGMVFGLVMAFILYRKPRSYKQTEVEVEELQVNVKKSSVIFTIIALIAALYVQIETDSMIAGALAGITVLYVTGALKWREADQLLTEGMRMMAFVGFVMITANGFAAVINATGHVESLVKASAELLAGNVSLAVLVMLIIGLVVTMGIGSSFATIPIIAAIFVPLALELGLSPLAIIALIGTAGALGDAGSPASDSTLGPTAGLNVDGQHNHIWDTCVPTFICYNIPLIAFGWIAIVFVL is encoded by the coding sequence TTGAATGCTGTATTATTGGCAGTAGGAGTTATGTTAGTGCTGAGTTTACTTCGAATTAACGTTGTATTCTCATTGATAATAGGAGCGCTTGTAGGCGGTCTGACAGCCGGTCTAACGGTCACAGAAACGATTGATGCATTTACAAGTGGATTAGGCGCTGGTGCTACAATTGCGTTAAGTTACGGGTTATTAGGGGGCTTTGCAGTTGCGATTTCTAAAACAGGAATACCTGAGTTATTAGTAGGAGCGATTTTGAAGCTTGTGAAAAGAGAAGGAGATTCTCAAAAGACAGGATTAGCAAAAGTTTTAGTCTTTTTATTGTTACTCATGATGGCTATTTTCTCCCAAAACCTAATCCCGATTCATATAGCGTTTATTCCATTGTTAGTGCCACCAATTTTGAAAGTCTTAAATATGTTACAAGTGGATCGTCGATTGATTGCGTGTATTTTAGCATTTGGCTTAATTACACCATATATGTTTCTACCATATGGCTTCGGTGCAATCTATCAAGAAATTGTAGCAACGCAAATGGGGTTATCTGGTCTAGAAATTGCGTTAGATGAAATTCCAAAGGCAATGGTTGTTCCTGCATTAGGAATGGTATTTGGCCTAGTAATGGCATTTATTTTATATCGTAAACCAAGAAGCTATAAGCAAACAGAAGTAGAAGTAGAAGAGCTTCAGGTTAATGTGAAGAAAAGCAGTGTCATATTCACAATCATTGCGCTGATTGCAGCGTTATATGTTCAAATTGAAACGGACTCAATGATTGCAGGTGCTTTAGCGGGTATTACCGTTCTTTATGTTACTGGTGCTCTTAAATGGAGAGAAGCTGATCAATTATTAACAGAAGGAATGCGTATGATGGCGTTTGTAGGTTTCGTTATGATTACTGCGAATGGTTTTGCAGCTGTTATTAATGCAACGGGTCATGTAGAGAGTTTAGTGAAAGCTTCAGCAGAGTTATTAGCAGGCAACGTTAGCCTAGCTGTTTTAGTCATGTTGATTATTGGCTTAGTTGTTACTATGGGAATAGGTTCCTCCTTTGCAACCATTCCTATTATAGCTGCTATTTTTGTACCACTTGCGCTTGAACTTGGATTAAGCCCGTTGGCAATCATTGCTTTAATCGGAACAGCAGGAGCTTTAGGTGATGCTGGTTCTCCTGCATCAGATTCAACGCTTGGTCCAACGGCCGGTTTAAATGTTGACGGACAGCATAATCATATTTGGGATACATGTGTTCCGACGTTTATCTGCTACAACATACCATTGATTGCTTTTGGATGGATTGCTATTGTATTTGTTCTATAG